Proteins encoded by one window of Govania unica:
- a CDS encoding phasin family protein: METKSKTESVEGFLKSGKDQYEAAVKTGTQAAQKNFEQGVETAKKHLDDVIKNYDDLATFGRENVDACLAASSAATKAAENINSEFFALSKSAYESNVSAYKALSAAKTPKEFFDIQSALMKGRYEESLALANKLSGLMTQATTEAMAPVNARVSATVEKFSKSFA; encoded by the coding sequence ATGGAAACCAAATCTAAAACGGAAAGTGTTGAAGGCTTCCTGAAGTCCGGCAAGGACCAGTACGAAGCCGCCGTGAAAACAGGTACGCAAGCGGCGCAAAAGAATTTCGAACAGGGCGTTGAGACGGCCAAGAAGCATCTCGATGATGTGATCAAGAATTATGATGATCTTGCGACCTTCGGGCGCGAGAATGTCGATGCCTGCCTCGCAGCGTCCAGCGCAGCAACCAAGGCAGCCGAAAATATCAACAGCGAATTCTTTGCTTTGTCGAAGTCGGCTTATGAATCAAACGTTTCGGCTTACAAGGCGCTGTCTGCGGCAAAAACGCCCAAGGAATTCTTTGATATCCAGAGCGCGCTTATGAAGGGCCGTTACGAAGAGTCATTGGCTCTCGCCAACAAGCTCAGCGGTCTTATGACCCAGGCGACGACTGAAGCCATGGCTCCGGTGAACGCCCGGGTTTCGGCCACCGTCGAGAAATTTTCCAAATCATTTGCTTGA
- the clpS gene encoding ATP-dependent Clp protease adapter ClpS — MTERENGGSGIQQGLLTKPKAKPKKPSLYKVLLLNDDYTPMEFVVQVLEQFFRKGHEEAMQIMLHVHTKGVGICGVFTYEVAETKVTQVVDFARKNQHPLQCTMEKE, encoded by the coding sequence ATGACTGAACGGGAAAACGGTGGATCGGGTATTCAGCAAGGGCTTCTGACCAAACCCAAGGCGAAGCCTAAAAAACCGTCTTTGTACAAGGTGCTGCTGCTGAACGACGACTACACGCCCATGGAGTTCGTGGTGCAGGTGCTCGAACAGTTTTTCCGCAAGGGACATGAGGAGGCCATGCAGATCATGCTTCATGTCCATACCAAAGGGGTCGGAATTTGTGGTGTCTTCACCTATGAGGTGGCGGAGACCAAAGTGACCCAAGTGGTGGATTTCGCCCGCAAGAATCAACATCCTTTGCAATGCACCATGGAAAAAGAGTAG
- the clpA gene encoding ATP-dependent Clp protease ATP-binding subunit ClpA — MPTFSPNLERTLHRSLSEANERGHEFATLEHLLFGLIDDQDAVAVLKACNVKVDLLRQQLADYLDHELSNLVSHDRTIEASPTAGFQRVIQRSILHVQSSGREEVTGANVLVALFSERESHAVYFLQQQDMTRLDAVSYISHGIAKSVGLAEPRRVSGTAQGAPGGTAEKPEKEGGALQSYCVNLNNKARAGKIDPLIGRDEEVERTIQVLCRRQKNNPLYVGDPGVGKTAIAEGLARKIVEGEVPDVLLGATIYSLDMGALLAGTRYRGDFEERLKAVMKECEEHENLILFIDEIHTIIGAGATSGGAMDASNLLKPALASGTIRCIGSTTYKEYRGYFEKDRALLRRFQKIDINEPTPADTVKIMEGLKPYFEKHHRVRYTHDAIKAAVELSVRYINDRKLPDKAIDVIDEVGAAQALLPTTRRKKTIGVKDVEAIVAKIARIPPKSVSKVDKLNLKNLEGELRRVVYGQDRAIEVLSGAIKLARAGLREPLKPIGCYLFSGPTGVGKTEVAKQLAEHMGVPLIRFDMSEYMERHSVSRLIGAPPGYVGFDQGGLLTDAVDKTPHAVLLLDEIEKAHPDLFNILLQVMDAGRLTDNNGKEVDFRNIILIMTTNAGASEMAKSAIGFGRTSNEGADEEAIKHLFKPEFRNRLDAVVPFSVLPPEVIERVVDKFILQLEVQLEERHVHIALTNEARSWLAARGYDPLYGARPLARVIQEYIKKPLADELLFGRLVNGGEVKIKIADGKPAFDIQPYRKQPKSKDGGTKGKKSELV, encoded by the coding sequence GTGCCAACTTTTTCGCCCAATCTTGAACGTACGCTGCATAGATCCCTGTCCGAGGCCAATGAGCGCGGACATGAATTCGCGACGCTTGAGCATCTGCTGTTCGGGCTGATCGATGATCAGGACGCCGTGGCAGTGCTGAAAGCCTGCAACGTCAAGGTTGACCTGTTGCGGCAGCAACTGGCCGATTACCTCGATCATGAGCTGTCCAACCTGGTTTCCCATGACCGCACGATCGAAGCCTCGCCGACAGCGGGCTTCCAGCGTGTGATCCAGCGCTCGATCCTGCATGTTCAAAGCTCGGGCCGGGAAGAGGTGACGGGGGCCAATGTGCTGGTGGCGCTGTTCTCGGAACGCGAAAGCCATGCCGTTTATTTCCTTCAGCAGCAGGACATGACCCGGCTCGACGCCGTCAGTTATATCTCCCATGGCATCGCCAAGTCGGTAGGGCTCGCCGAACCGCGCCGGGTGTCCGGCACGGCTCAGGGCGCACCCGGCGGTACGGCGGAAAAGCCGGAAAAAGAGGGCGGCGCGCTTCAAAGCTATTGCGTCAATCTCAACAACAAGGCGCGGGCTGGCAAGATCGACCCGCTGATCGGCCGCGATGAAGAGGTCGAGCGCACCATTCAGGTGCTGTGCCGCCGCCAGAAGAACAATCCGCTTTATGTGGGCGATCCGGGCGTTGGCAAGACTGCCATCGCCGAAGGCCTCGCGCGCAAGATTGTCGAGGGCGAGGTACCCGACGTACTTCTTGGAGCGACCATCTATTCGCTCGATATGGGGGCGCTGCTGGCCGGAACCCGTTATCGCGGCGATTTCGAGGAACGGCTGAAGGCCGTCATGAAAGAATGTGAGGAGCATGAGAATCTCATCCTCTTCATCGATGAAATCCACACCATCATCGGTGCCGGCGCGACCAGCGGCGGGGCCATGGATGCGTCCAATCTGCTGAAGCCGGCCTTGGCCTCGGGCACGATCCGCTGCATCGGGTCGACCACCTACAAGGAATATCGCGGCTATTTCGAGAAAGACCGGGCGCTTCTCCGGCGCTTCCAGAAGATCGACATCAACGAGCCGACACCGGCAGATACCGTGAAGATCATGGAGGGGCTGAAGCCCTATTTCGAAAAGCATCACCGCGTGCGCTACACCCATGACGCCATCAAGGCGGCGGTGGAGCTGTCGGTGCGCTATATCAACGACCGCAAGCTGCCGGACAAGGCCATCGACGTCATTGACGAGGTGGGCGCGGCGCAGGCCTTGCTCCCGACCACCCGGCGCAAAAAGACCATCGGCGTCAAGGACGTGGAAGCGATCGTCGCGAAGATTGCCCGCATCCCCCCGAAATCGGTGTCGAAGGTTGATAAACTCAATCTGAAGAACCTTGAGGGTGAGCTGCGGCGCGTGGTCTATGGCCAGGATCGGGCGATCGAGGTCCTGTCGGGCGCGATCAAGCTCGCCCGGGCCGGGTTGCGGGAACCGCTGAAGCCGATCGGCTGCTATCTGTTCTCCGGTCCGACCGGGGTCGGCAAGACCGAGGTGGCGAAGCAGCTTGCCGAGCATATGGGCGTGCCGCTGATCCGTTTCGACATGTCGGAATATATGGAGCGGCATTCGGTGTCGCGCCTGATCGGTGCGCCGCCCGGTTACGTGGGCTTCGATCAGGGCGGGCTTCTGACCGATGCGGTTGATAAAACACCGCATGCGGTGCTGTTGCTCGATGAAATCGAAAAGGCGCATCCGGATCTGTTCAACATCCTGTTGCAGGTAATGGATGCCGGACGCTTGACCGACAACAACGGCAAGGAAGTCGATTTCCGCAATATCATCCTGATCATGACCACCAATGCGGGGGCTTCCGAAATGGCCAAATCGGCCATTGGCTTTGGCCGCACCAGCAATGAGGGTGCGGATGAAGAGGCGATCAAACATCTGTTCAAGCCGGAATTCCGCAACCGGCTGGACGCTGTGGTGCCGTTCTCGGTGCTGCCGCCTGAAGTGATTGAACGTGTGGTTGATAAATTCATCCTCCAGCTCGAAGTTCAGCTCGAGGAACGCCACGTCCATATCGCCCTCACCAACGAGGCGCGCAGCTGGCTTGCTGCGCGCGGTTACGATCCTCTGTATGGCGCACGTCCCTTGGCGCGGGTCATTCAGGAATACATCAAGAAACCGTTGGCGGATGAACTGCTGTTCGGTCGGCTGGTCAATGGCGGCGAGGTCAAAATCAAGATTGCCGATGGGAAACCGGCGTTTGATATTCAGCCTTACCGCAAACAGCCGAAATCCAAGGATGGTGGCACCAAAGGCAAGAAAAGCGAGTTGGTGTAA
- a CDS encoding MltF family protein, producing the protein MRRKATLLISTLMLASGPLQAADRVTLSDSSSQPAFGDLETLTSRNLVRVLVPLSRSDFYLDSGSPRGRTAQRLEALATALAPLRVQYILTPRDRLLSDLAAGRGDLAAGGIEISDHGLRSIDFSTAVATPAADVFVTRKGSPAIRSFEDLSGRRVYARRGSRTLAYLHALDAHLAQEGLRPMVILSLPEELGEEDLLDMLNAGLIEATVTSERLAKFWARPLPQIRPEAPLASGDNPEATLQSSGRMAWAFRQESPALAKIVNSTLADFPEPSDEDVARWGANARKLQNARGAAALARLDKALPLFEKYGAELNLEPLVIAAVGFQESRLDHSVRGAGGLTGVMQMRAPIAKQMKAGPVTKFDSNIEAGAKYLAYLANHLFGGAKPDRLNRSLFAAAAYNMGPDRISSARVKAKAMGLDPNIWFDNVELAAMAQSGLRPVLYVRDIFKYYVAYQAEFALRQRP; encoded by the coding sequence ATGCGACGGAAAGCCACCCTTCTGATCTCTACCCTGATGCTGGCATCTGGCCCGCTTCAGGCGGCCGATCGGGTGACGCTTTCCGACAGCAGCAGTCAACCGGCTTTCGGCGACCTTGAGACGCTCACCAGCCGCAATCTTGTCCGGGTGCTGGTGCCGCTGAGCCGCAGCGACTTCTATCTCGACAGCGGCAGCCCACGTGGCCGCACAGCGCAGCGGCTTGAAGCCCTCGCCACCGCCCTCGCCCCGCTCCGGGTGCAATATATCCTGACCCCGCGCGACCGGTTGTTAAGCGATCTCGCCGCCGGACGCGGCGACCTTGCGGCGGGCGGCATCGAAATCAGCGATCACGGGCTGCGGAGTATCGATTTCTCCACCGCCGTCGCAACGCCCGCAGCCGATGTCTTTGTTACCCGCAAGGGCTCCCCGGCGATCCGCAGTTTCGAGGATCTGTCCGGACGCCGGGTCTATGCGCGGCGCGGCAGCCGCACCCTCGCCTATCTTCATGCCCTTGACGCCCATCTCGCGCAGGAGGGGCTGCGGCCCATGGTCATCCTCAGCCTGCCCGAGGAACTGGGCGAGGAAGATCTGCTCGACATGCTGAACGCCGGGCTGATCGAGGCCACCGTCACCAGCGAACGTCTGGCCAAATTCTGGGCCCGCCCGCTGCCGCAGATCCGCCCCGAAGCGCCGCTGGCCAGCGGTGACAATCCGGAAGCAACCCTCCAGTCAAGCGGCCGGATGGCCTGGGCCTTCCGTCAGGAGAGCCCCGCGCTTGCGAAAATCGTCAACAGCACCCTGGCCGATTTCCCCGAGCCGTCCGACGAGGATGTGGCACGCTGGGGGGCCAATGCCCGCAAGCTGCAAAACGCCCGAGGTGCTGCGGCCTTGGCCCGGCTGGACAAGGCTCTGCCGCTCTTTGAAAAATACGGCGCCGAACTCAATCTTGAGCCGCTGGTCATCGCCGCCGTCGGATTTCAGGAATCGCGCCTCGACCACTCGGTGCGCGGCGCCGGGGGATTGACCGGCGTCATGCAGATGCGCGCGCCCATCGCCAAACAGATGAAAGCCGGCCCCGTCACCAAATTCGACAGCAACATCGAAGCCGGGGCCAAATATCTCGCCTATCTCGCCAACCATCTGTTTGGGGGTGCGAAACCCGACCGCCTGAACCGCAGCCTGTTCGCCGCAGCCGCCTACAACATGGGCCCCGACCGCATCAGCTCAGCCCGCGTCAAGGCCAAAGCCATGGGCCTAGACCCGAACATCTGGTTCGACAATGTCGAACTCGCCGCCATGGCCCAATCCGGCCTCCGGCCAGTCCTGTATGTGCGGGATATCTTCAAATATTACGTCGCCTACCAAGCCGAATTCGCCCTGCGCCAACGCCCCTGA
- a CDS encoding tetratricopeptide repeat protein, with protein sequence MIRSLRPSTAVILLSAVLLSACAGRDDRPRLDNVSLMNGPKLFSTASDFKERKQYREAAQGFSLMAGWGRGWEVAQYQLGVCLLAIADNPAANDSPKDLRREAFVWIKLAADSGNKSAQSRLALMLRDGIGISPDLQEAARYAILAEQGSGDIPLVRSAAEAEVSANLQQRLKPADWDEAKRLARNFSPIIQSARQPTPGTRPTKN encoded by the coding sequence ATGATCCGTTCCCTGCGACCGTCCACCGCCGTTATTCTTTTGTCAGCCGTCCTGTTGTCAGCCTGCGCCGGACGTGACGACCGGCCGCGGCTTGACAATGTGAGCCTGATGAACGGTCCGAAACTGTTCTCCACCGCAAGCGACTTCAAGGAACGCAAACAATATCGCGAGGCGGCCCAGGGCTTCAGCCTGATGGCGGGCTGGGGGCGCGGCTGGGAAGTGGCACAGTATCAGTTGGGCGTCTGCCTTCTGGCCATCGCCGACAACCCGGCCGCAAACGACAGCCCGAAGGACCTCCGCCGGGAGGCCTTTGTCTGGATCAAGCTCGCCGCCGATTCGGGTAACAAGTCGGCGCAATCGCGCCTCGCGCTCATGCTGCGTGACGGCATCGGCATCAGCCCCGACCTTCAGGAAGCGGCGCGCTATGCCATTCTCGCCGAACAGGGCTCGGGCGATATCCCGCTCGTGCGCAGCGCCGCTGAGGCCGAAGTGAGCGCAAACCTGCAACAACGCCTGAAACCCGCAGACTGGGATGAAGCAAAACGCCTCGCCCGCAATTTCAGCCCCATCATCCAGTCGGCCCGCCAGCCCACACCGGGCACCAGACCAACCAAGAACTGA
- a CDS encoding GNAT family N-acetyltransferase has protein sequence MTASFHLTLHEHIRDIPATHWDAAAGHDNPFVSHAFLLALEDSGCVGSDSGWLPRHAALRDDDGQIVAVAPLYLKTHSYGEYVFDHAWAEAYGRAGGRYYPKLQLASPFSPVTGPRLLVDPARADADQIRRALLAALVSVTDQNHLSSLHVTFATESEWQLMGKAGFLQRIDTQYHWENHGYGSFDDFLNALSARKRKVIRRERRDALPPGLTIETLSGADLREEHWDAFFDFYLDTGSRKWGQPYLNRRFFSLLGERLPDSVVLMLARRDGRYVAGALNLVGGGILYGRYWGAIEEHPFLHFELCYYQAIDYAIRHGLARVEAGAQGEHKLARGYLPSQTYSAHWIADPGFRAAVAAYLDRERVAILENMDVVTEFGPFRKD, from the coding sequence ATGACTGCGTCCTTTCATCTTACGCTCCATGAGCATATCCGCGACATCCCGGCCACTCACTGGGATGCGGCCGCCGGTCATGACAACCCCTTCGTCAGCCACGCCTTTCTTCTCGCCCTTGAAGACAGCGGCTGCGTCGGGTCCGACAGCGGCTGGCTGCCCCGTCACGCAGCCTTGCGCGATGACGACGGCCAGATCGTCGCCGTGGCCCCGCTTTATCTCAAAACCCATTCCTACGGCGAATATGTGTTCGACCATGCCTGGGCCGAGGCCTATGGCCGCGCCGGAGGACGCTATTACCCGAAACTGCAACTGGCCTCCCCCTTCTCGCCGGTGACCGGGCCACGGTTATTGGTCGATCCCGCTCGCGCCGACGCCGATCAGATCCGCCGCGCCTTGCTCGCCGCCCTCGTTTCGGTTACGGACCAAAATCATCTGTCCTCGCTCCATGTGACATTCGCCACGGAATCAGAATGGCAGCTCATGGGAAAAGCCGGGTTTCTGCAACGCATCGATACCCAATATCACTGGGAAAACCACGGCTACGGCAGTTTCGATGACTTTCTGAATGCCCTCTCCGCCCGCAAGCGCAAGGTGATCCGCCGCGAACGCCGCGATGCCCTGCCACCGGGTCTGACGATCGAAACGCTCAGCGGAGCCGATCTCCGCGAAGAACATTGGGACGCCTTTTTTGACTTTTACCTCGACACCGGCAGTCGCAAATGGGGCCAGCCCTATCTGAACCGGCGGTTCTTTTCATTGCTTGGGGAGAGGCTTCCGGACTCGGTCGTGCTCATGCTGGCCCGCCGCGACGGCCGCTATGTGGCAGGCGCGCTCAATCTTGTGGGCGGCGGCATCCTGTACGGCCGCTATTGGGGCGCCATCGAGGAGCATCCTTTCCTCCATTTCGAGCTCTGTTATTATCAGGCCATCGACTACGCCATCCGCCACGGCCTGGCCCGAGTCGAAGCCGGAGCCCAGGGCGAACACAAGCTCGCCCGTGGCTATCTCCCATCGCAGACCTATAGCGCTCACTGGATCGCCGACCCCGGTTTCCGCGCCGCCGTCGCCGCCTATCTCGACCGCGAACGGGTCGCCATTCTGGAAAATATGGACGTTGTCACCGAATTCGGTCCCTTCCGCAAAGACTGA
- a CDS encoding glycerophosphodiester phosphodiesterase family protein, with protein MRFLKSLNIAPPRHGAAPDWLTAQPFAHRGLHDSTKGIIENSPSAFAQAIKAGCGIELDVQLSADGQALVFHDDNLERLVGLSRPLSTVTADEAATLRFTGSEDTIPTLAKVLAMVDGRVPVLVEIKSAPRATGPLELAVAKLLDDYPGPVAIMSFNPDSVAWFADHRPQVTRGFIASPRYRHELGWRLSHVAGQAAAAARCHPDFVAYDIRSIPNRFTRGVRTAGLPLLTWTVRSESDHARAAAHTDNVIFEHP; from the coding sequence ATGCGATTTTTGAAATCGCTTAACATCGCACCGCCAAGGCACGGGGCCGCGCCGGACTGGTTGACGGCGCAGCCCTTTGCCCATCGCGGCCTGCATGACAGCACCAAAGGCATCATTGAAAACAGCCCGAGCGCCTTTGCTCAGGCCATCAAGGCTGGCTGCGGCATCGAACTTGATGTGCAGTTATCGGCCGATGGCCAGGCCCTCGTCTTTCATGACGACAATCTTGAAAGACTGGTGGGCCTGTCCCGCCCGCTCAGCACAGTCACAGCAGATGAAGCCGCAACGCTCCGTTTCACCGGTAGCGAGGATACGATCCCGACGCTCGCCAAAGTGCTCGCCATGGTCGACGGCCGCGTGCCGGTGCTGGTGGAGATAAAATCCGCGCCACGCGCCACCGGCCCGCTTGAACTGGCGGTGGCCAAACTCCTCGATGACTATCCCGGCCCCGTGGCCATCATGTCCTTCAATCCGGACAGCGTCGCCTGGTTTGCTGATCACCGCCCCCAAGTGACGCGCGGCTTCATCGCCTCCCCGCGCTATCGCCATGAACTGGGCTGGCGGCTGTCTCATGTGGCCGGGCAGGCCGCCGCGGCGGCGCGCTGTCACCCTGATTTCGTCGCATATGACATCCGCTCGATCCCGAACCGCTTCACCCGGGGCGTGCGAACGGCGGGCCTGCCACTGCTGACCTGGACCGTCCGCAGCGAGAGCGACCATGCCCGCGCCGCTGCCCATACCGACAATGTCATTTTCGAACATCCATGA
- a CDS encoding RidA family protein, with product MSTSPEARLAALGITLPVLPAPVANYVPVVQSGNLLFVSGQLPFVDGKVAVTGKLGGNVSEEEGIHAARLCAINLLAQVKAVTGDLAKVTRVVRLGGFVASTPDFTGQPKIANGASDLLVEVFGDAGRHARTAAGTNVLPLDAAVEFDAIFEIA from the coding sequence ATGTCCACGTCACCCGAAGCCCGCCTTGCCGCTCTTGGCATCACCCTGCCTGTCCTGCCCGCCCCGGTGGCCAATTATGTGCCCGTGGTGCAAAGCGGCAATCTGCTATTCGTGTCGGGGCAGCTTCCGTTCGTCGATGGCAAGGTTGCCGTCACCGGCAAGCTTGGCGGCAATGTCTCGGAAGAAGAAGGCATCCATGCCGCGCGGCTTTGCGCCATCAATCTCCTGGCGCAGGTCAAAGCCGTCACCGGCGATCTGGCCAAAGTGACCCGCGTCGTGCGCCTTGGCGGTTTTGTCGCCAGCACCCCTGATTTCACCGGCCAGCCCAAGATCGCAAACGGTGCCTCCGATCTTCTGGTCGAAGTCTTTGGCGACGCCGGCCGGCATGCCCGCACAGCGGCCGGAACCAATGTTCTGCCTTTGGATGCAGCGGTGGAATTCGATGCGATTTTTGAAATCGCTTAA
- a CDS encoding GGDEF domain-containing protein produces MIRQSVAASPGPSAAHGLAAQNFDLDLNPYVGRMASRLVQSFTSDFTGREEDRWAIITEVLGFAAEAEQRLCEQRERITELEALTVTDALTGIGNRRGLEDFLHRALANANRHQETGVLAFLDLDGFKTINDSHGHALGDECLRMVAGLLGDKTRTTDYVARSGGDEFVVVLTHCTAADGIRRMRELRRMIDGLDIHHEGQIIGLKASLGVIPYGKGDNYGLLMQESDAAMYADKLSRRKARLRVHLRQAS; encoded by the coding sequence ATGATTAGGCAATCTGTAGCAGCGTCACCAGGACCATCCGCGGCCCACGGCCTCGCGGCGCAGAATTTTGACCTTGATCTCAATCCTTACGTGGGCCGCATGGCCAGCCGCCTTGTGCAAAGCTTCACGTCGGATTTCACCGGGCGGGAAGAAGACCGTTGGGCGATCATCACCGAAGTGCTCGGGTTTGCCGCCGAGGCCGAACAACGCCTGTGCGAGCAGCGCGAGCGCATCACCGAACTCGAAGCCCTGACCGTGACCGACGCCCTGACCGGCATCGGCAACCGCCGCGGTCTCGAAGACTTCCTGCACCGGGCCCTTGCCAATGCCAACCGCCATCAGGAAACCGGCGTGCTCGCCTTCCTTGATCTCGACGGCTTCAAGACCATCAATGACAGTCATGGCCATGCCCTGGGCGACGAATGTCTGCGCATGGTCGCCGGCCTCCTCGGCGACAAGACCCGCACCACCGACTATGTGGCGCGGAGCGGCGGCGATGAATTCGTCGTCGTCCTCACGCACTGCACCGCAGCCGACGGTATCCGCCGCATGCGCGAATTGCGCCGCATGATCGACGGCCTCGACATTCATCACGAAGGCCAGATCATCGGCCTGAAGGCGAGCCTAGGCGTCATTCCTTACGGCAAGGGCGACAATTACGGACTGTTGATGCAAGAATCGGATGCTGCCATGTATGCCGATAAACTCAGCCGCCGCAAAGCGCGGCTCCGGGTGCATCTGCGTCAGGCATCCTGA
- a CDS encoding DNA polymerase IV: protein MGTPAPGFCRDCATSVGPNRSRCPACGSPRLLRHPELPELSIAHIDCDAFYASVEKRDRPELRDKPLIIGGGERGVVSTCCYIARTRGVRSAMPMGQARKLCPDAVVLPPDMAKYREASRAIRTFLDALTPLVEPLSLDEAFLDLSGTARLHHRTPAETLVRLAIAIEREVGVTISVGLSYNKFLAKVASDLRKPRGFAIIGRAEAPGFLAEQSVTLIWGVGKALAEKLSRDGISRIGQLQNMEESDLMRRYGAMGQRLYRFSRGEDRRVVEPEGAPKSVSVEHTFNSDHSDPEILAATLWTLAEDLARRLRHKDLAGQTVTLKLKTTDFQSRTRAEKLDSPTRLAQILYRTAHHLLLREATGPAFRLIGIGVSDLHPAEAADPPDLVDTERDRARRTEAALDQLRDKFGTKVIGKGRAHKAPR, encoded by the coding sequence ATGGGAACGCCAGCCCCCGGTTTCTGCCGCGATTGCGCCACAAGCGTGGGGCCAAACCGCAGCCGCTGCCCGGCCTGTGGCAGTCCCCGTCTGCTGCGCCATCCGGAACTCCCTGAGCTGTCCATAGCCCATATCGACTGCGACGCCTTTTATGCCAGTGTCGAAAAACGCGACCGTCCGGAGCTGCGCGACAAACCGCTGATTATCGGCGGCGGCGAGCGCGGGGTGGTGTCGACCTGCTGCTATATCGCACGGACGCGCGGCGTACGCTCGGCCATGCCCATGGGACAGGCACGCAAACTTTGCCCGGACGCCGTGGTTCTGCCCCCCGACATGGCCAAATATCGCGAGGCGAGCCGCGCCATCCGCACTTTCCTGGATGCGCTCACGCCGCTTGTGGAACCGTTATCGCTGGACGAAGCCTTTCTCGATCTGTCCGGCACGGCGCGGCTTCATCACCGGACCCCGGCCGAAACTCTGGTGCGACTGGCGATCGCCATCGAACGCGAGGTCGGGGTCACCATCTCGGTCGGGCTGAGCTATAACAAATTCCTCGCCAAGGTCGCCTCCGACCTCCGAAAACCGCGTGGCTTCGCCATCATCGGCCGGGCCGAGGCCCCGGGGTTCCTCGCCGAACAATCGGTCACGCTCATCTGGGGCGTGGGAAAGGCGCTCGCGGAAAAACTGTCCCGCGACGGCATCAGCCGCATCGGCCAGCTACAGAACATGGAGGAAAGCGACCTCATGCGCCGCTATGGCGCCATGGGGCAGCGGCTTTATCGCTTTTCACGCGGCGAGGATCGCCGGGTGGTCGAACCCGAAGGCGCCCCGAAAAGCGTCTCGGTCGAACATACTTTCAACAGCGATCACAGCGACCCCGAGATCCTGGCGGCGACCCTCTGGACCCTGGCCGAGGATCTGGCCCGCCGCCTGCGCCACAAGGATCTCGCCGGCCAGACCGTGACCCTCAAGCTCAAGACCACGGATTTCCAATCGCGCACCCGAGCCGAGAAACTCGACAGCCCGACCCGGCTCGCCCAGATCCTCTACCGCACCGCCCATCACCTGCTGCTGCGCGAAGCCACCGGTCCGGCTTTTCGCCTGATCGGCATCGGCGTCAGCGACCTCCACCCCGCCGAAGCCGCCGACCCGCCCGACCTCGTCGACACCGAACGCGACCGCGCCCGCCGCACCGAAGCCGCACTGGACCAGTTGCGCGACAAATTCGGCACCAAGGTGATTGGCAAAGGCCGCGCCCACAAAGCCCCCCGCTAA
- a CDS encoding DUF3572 family protein — translation MSLDQAETIALQSVAFLASDEDSLADLLHLTGLDFASLKTGLANPDILAGVLAILLQNEQRLLAFCAAFDIEPSAPAAAHHRLAPLHSDF, via the coding sequence ATGTCCCTCGATCAGGCCGAGACGATCGCCCTCCAGTCCGTCGCTTTTCTCGCATCGGACGAGGACTCTCTGGCCGATCTTCTGCATCTGACCGGGCTCGATTTCGCAAGCCTCAAAACAGGCCTTGCCAATCCTGACATTCTGGCGGGCGTACTCGCCATTTTGTTGCAAAACGAACAGCGTCTGCTGGCCTTTTGCGCCGCCTTCGACATTGAACCGAGCGCCCCCGCCGCCGCCCATCATCGGCTCGCCCCCCTTCATTCCGATTTCTGA
- a CDS encoding response regulator, translating into MTKTVLIVEDNELNMKLFSDLLGAHGYETIQTRDGMKALELAREHRPDLILMDIQLPEVSGLEVTKWLKEDDVLRLIPVVAVTAFAMKGDEEKIREGGCEAYIAKPISVADFVATVRRFTG; encoded by the coding sequence ATGACGAAAACGGTCCTCATTGTCGAGGATAATGAGCTGAACATGAAGCTCTTTTCGGATCTTCTCGGCGCTCATGGGTATGAAACCATACAAACCCGGGATGGGATGAAGGCGCTGGAGCTTGCGCGGGAGCATCGTCCTGACCTGATCCTTATGGACATTCAGTTGCCAGAAGTCTCCGGTCTTGAAGTCACAAAATGGCTCAAGGAAGATGATGTTCTGCGCCTTATCCCCGTGGTCGCCGTGACGGCTTTCGCCATGAAGGGGGATGAGGAAAAAATTCGCGAGGGCGGCTGCGAGGCTTATATCGCCAAGCCCATTTCGGTGGCAGATTTCGTCGCCACGGTACGTCGCTTTACAGGCTAA